In Flammeovirgaceae bacterium, the sequence CGGGGGTGTGAATAATTCGATTTTCATTTCCTTGAGTTTGGCCTCCGGATCCTGCGCCAACATCATTAAGGGTGAGATGAGCAGAAGTAGTAAAAGAAGTGGCTTCATGGTATTGCAATTAAGTTTTACAGATTCATTAAGTTGGTGCTGACACAGCGCTGTCAGCCTTATAAACTTAGTTTCTTCTGTTAACATCAACAACTATGCCTGTAAAAGAAAAAAAACGGTGTGCCTGGTGCCTTAAATCCGAAGAATACATCAATTACCACGATACCGAATGGGGGGTACCTGTACATGACGACCGGAAACACTTTGAGTTCCTGATTCTTGAAGGGGCGCAAGCGGGATTAAGCTGGTCAACCATTTTGAAAAAGCGGGAAGGCTACCGAAAGGCTTTTGCTGATTTCGATCCGCAGAAAGTGGCCCGCTATACCGAAAAGAAACTGGAAAAAATTCTGCTTGACCCGGGCATCGTTCGGAACCGGCTCAAAGTATTTGCCGCGGTAAACAATGCCAAACGCTTTCTGGAGGTACAAAAAGAGTTCGGCAGTTTTGATGCCTACATCTGGCAATTTGTTAACCACAAGCCCATCGTAAACAAATGGAAGACATTAAAACAGGTACCGGCAACCACGAAGGAATCGGATGCGCTGAGTAAAGACCTCATTAATCGCGGGTTCAAGTTTGTGGGCAGCACGGTAATGTATGCACACATGCAGGCCTGCGGACTGGTGAACGACCACCTGGTGGATTGTCTTCGTTACCGGGAAGTGCAACAGTAAACGGTCGGATTAAAAGCCAAGGTTA encodes:
- a CDS encoding DNA-3-methyladenine glycosylase I; translation: MPVKEKKRCAWCLKSEEYINYHDTEWGVPVHDDRKHFEFLILEGAQAGLSWSTILKKREGYRKAFADFDPQKVARYTEKKLEKILLDPGIVRNRLKVFAAVNNAKRFLEVQKEFGSFDAYIWQFVNHKPIVNKWKTLKQVPATTKESDALSKDLINRGFKFVGSTVMYAHMQACGLVNDHLVDCLRYREVQQ